In one window of Bombus vancouverensis nearcticus chromosome 10, iyBomVanc1_principal, whole genome shotgun sequence DNA:
- the LOC117165612 gene encoding uncharacterized protein LOC117165612, protein MSAAVRERTTTHTSRKIVSHGSPISGHSQSTTTANSLENNLDALLEDLQTSVSRSATPSRGGRALSPQVEYRVAANPTKVVSEGRAISPTRTMTTTTEKYVSTGPSGAPSGIPDLNLIDSELQNVQPGQSKTIAYKQVSYQYNKSVDGKPIDSWVADNALTNTSSALIDDIRERSYEESTIPRGLEPVGKSVNRELVYNDSSVSRSKQTSPLPTGTQRDVKYIHESSSYQTEPAQNTTVTTTVHASAAQEYGNVEYVPVPSPTAAIPINLAPGPNTKVTTTIKTYTYELPGPPETYLPGGNAPGTVVLPGDQTITYTIPKGTGSTDKTIAYQTVTENVPSRTPARYSSPPPPVTDVTKKSTTIHQESKFYHEQHHDSPANVQPTTTVYHPGSPPLANKTTITRNEKYYQVDGGYPNGHTVGDRPPDHPATTVIYQNQPPTINETRTTINRIEEHYPSRPPSAGRHPTPDKPATPVNYYTSPAQPTSPPQSTTTIYKYSNTTTSSIPPNKNPEDHELLLPKPFPTEAVQLYPSTKPANNNVQTPPKKLEDLMASFSDTEREVLEDIEKREKEQQKESPSVKKEVDFVPHTPPKVKSKNVAGPPVYYPPGAAEFTKKEEASAAMSQSGGGGWQKAKAKYEYEASGKSKSKSSSGKAVVPVCLPLCCALPCVIM, encoded by the exons ATGTCAGCTGCAGTGAGGGAGAGAACAACAACGCACACCAGCAGAAAGATAGTGAGTCATGGCAGTCCTATATCGGGCCACAGTCAGTCGACAACCACGGCCAACAGCCTCGAAAACAACTTAG ACGCTCTTCTCGAGGACTTGCAAACAAGTGTCTCAAGAAGTGCCACCCCGAGCCGAGGCGGCAGGGCACTTTCGCCTCAAGTAGAGTATCGCGTAGCTGCAAATCCCACCAAGGTGGTTTCCGAAGGCAG AGCCATCTCGCCCACTAGAACCATGACCACCACCACCGAAAAATATGTAAGCACTGGGCCGAGTGGTGCGCCCAGTGGTATACCTGATTTGAACTTGATCGATTCGGAATTGCAAAAT GTACAGCCTGGTCAAAGCAAAACGATCGCTTATAAACAGGTGTCGTATCAATATAACAAAAGTGTGGATGGAAAACCAATTG ACTCGTGGGTAGCAGACAACGCATTAACCAACACCAGTTCGGCTTTGAT CGATGATATCCGAGAAAGGAGTTACGAAGAAAGCACAATCCCCCGTGGCTTGGAACCGGTCGGCAAATCAGTCAACAGAGAACTA GTGTACAACGATAGTTCCGTATCTCGTTCGAAGCAAACTTCGCCTTTACCAACAGGTACTCAGAGGGATGTGAAATATATTCACGAATCTTCCA GCTACCAAACAGAACCAGCGCAAAACACGACGGTAACGACTACGGTGCACGCGAGTGCTGCGCAAGAATATGGAAACGTCGAGTACGTACCAGTGCCATCGCCAACAGCAGCGATACCGATCAATCTGGCACCGGGTCCGAACACCAAAGTAACCACCACCATTAAAACGTACACTTACGAGCTACCAGGACCGCCTGAAACCTATTTACCAGGTGGCAACGCGCCAGGCACCGTTGTGCTGCCAGGCGATCAAACTATCACGTACACGATACCGAAAGGAACTGGCTCCACGGACAAAACCATCGCTTATCAAACCGTGACCGAGAACGTTCCATCTAGAACACCAGCCAGATACAGCAGTCCGCCGCCTCCTGTAACAGACGTGACAAAGAAATCTACCACGATCCATCAAGAGTCAAAGTTCTATCACGAGCAACACCATGATAGTCCGGCCAACGTGCAACCAACCACCACAGTCTATCATCCTGGTTCACCACCCTTGGCAAATAAAACAACGATCACGCGAAATGAAAAATACTATCAGGTGGATGGAGGTTATCCAAACGGGCATACGGTTGGCGATCGACCACCGGATCATCCGGCAACCACGGTCATCTATCAGAACCAACCACCGACTATAAACGAGACTCGCACAACGATAAATCGGATCGAGGAACATTATCCTAGTCGACCACCGTCCGCCGGACGACATCCGACACCCGATAAACCGGCAACACCGGTTAATTATTATACATCACCGGCACAGCCCACTTCCCCGCCGCAGTCTACCACaacaatatacaaatattccaaCACCACCACGTCGTCGATACCTCCGAACAAGAATCCCGAGGACCACGAACTTTTGTTACCTAAACCGTTCCCGACCGAGGCTGTTCAGCTCTATCCATCGACCAAGCCGGCTAACAACAACGTGCAAACTCCGCCCAAGAAGTTGGAGGATCTCATGGCATCGTTTTCTGACACAGAG CGCGAGGTCCTAGAAGACATtgaaaaaagggaaaaggaaCAACAGAAGGAGTCGCCGTCAGTGAAAAAGGAGGTTGACTTTGTACCCCATACACCGCCcaaagtaaaaagtaaaaatgttGCTGGTCCTCCGGTTTATTATCCTCCCGGAGCAGCAGAATTCActaagaaagaagaggctagtGCAGCTATGTCACAGTCTGGCGGT ggAGGATGGCAAAAGGCTAAGGCGAAATACGAATACGAAGCGTCTGGTAAAAGTAAATCGAAATCGAGTAGCGGCAAAGCTGTTGTTCCTGTTTGTTTGCCACTTTGTTGCGCCTTGCCATGTGtaattatgtaa